In Astyanax mexicanus isolate ESR-SI-001 chromosome 24, AstMex3_surface, whole genome shotgun sequence, the genomic stretch tgtgtagctttaatgtcttcaatattaaatttacagtttaaaaaatatatataaaaagaaagaaaacacattgaattagaaaaaggtgtgtccaaacttttaactgttcTGTTTCCCAGAAAAAGTAGAagtaaatgaaacaaaataaccAAAGCAATCAAATACATCTTTATTGATTAGATAGAATGTTTTTTTAACAGAAGtttttattctcattttaaagttaaaaatttTATGTAAcacatgttttttaattaaaggtCCTCTAATACATCTAAAACCCTAATAAAGGATTAAATCGTAATTTTAGCAACACTTATAATTATTACTCTTATTTCTGGTTGAGTAAAcataatgttcatataatatgaatatattcagtaaaaaaacattaaattaaattcagatttttttttttttcatcataataGAAGTGGTGTAATTCTAAATATTACTAAAGTAGATGTTGGTAAATGTTGCGGCTACAGATATCCATAATAATCTCTTTATTGAATCATAGTCAGAACCCACACTGATCCTGTCTGCATATTTtagaaatgatttaggaatatattaatattcataCCTTTTTCTGAGTCATGTTGATGAAGTTGCTCCTCACGTTTCCTCCAGATCTGACTTCTTACTGCTCGATTCCCTGATAGAAACCCAGAGAAAGATTTGGAGTTCAGTCTGGTGTTTCTGCTCTGATGGTTTTAGTGGTTCTAGTCTCTCACTGTCAGATTAGCCTAGATCTTTATACCctgcccctcctcctcccccttaTCTGCAGGTTAATCCTACTTATTACCCACAGGGCTGCCCCGCCCACACAGTCAGCAGCACATCTGACTGGATGATCAGTTTTAGTATTGTTGATATACAggaaaaattatgtaaaataaatgtacaaaatatattgACATAAATAATATTCTTCCCGTGTGTGAaatgtaaataatacaaaaataatatttttcggactataaggtgcacttaaaatcttttaagtttctcaaaatgtgacaccttaaaatccagtgtgcaTTATGTATACATTCTAGGAGTTTccttgaagtttctccagcaccgagactggagtagtattagcattagccgctagctctttagccattcagggGCTAGtaaatcggactgtagtctgcgtgtttaccgtttTAAAACCAGCTAccgcggctagtgctgctgctaaccgtagctagtgctgctgctaaacgCGGCTAGTGCTGCAAAccgcggctagtgctgctgctaaccgtagGTAGTGCTGCTGCAAAccgcggctagtgctgctgctagtGCTgtgactagtgctgctgctagtGCTgtgactagtgctgctgctacccacagctagtgctgctgctaaccgcggctagtgctgctgctaaccatggctagtgctgctgctaaccgtgactAGTGCtcctgctaaccgcagctagtgctgctgctaaccgcggctagtgctgataaccgtggctagtgctgctgctaaccgtgactagtgctgctgctaatcgcagctagtgctgctgctaaccgtgactAGTGCtcctgctaaccgcagctagtgctgctgctaatcgtgactagtgctgctgctaatcgcagctagtgctgctgctaaccgtgactagtgctgctgctaaccacagctagtgctgctgctaaccgtgactagtgctgctgctaatcgcagctagtgctgctgctaaccgtgactagtgctgctgctaactgcagctagtgctgctgctaaccgtggctagtgctcctgctaaccacagctagtgctgctgctaaccgtggctagtgctgctgctaaccgtggctagtgctgctgctaaccgcgactagtgctgctgctaaccacggctagtgcgGCTAACCGTggttagtgctgctgctaaccgtgactagtgctgctgctaatcgcagctagtgctgctgctaaccgtgactagtgctgctgctaatcgcagctagtgctgctgctaaccgtgactagtgctgctgctaactgcagctagtgctgctgctaaccgtggctagtgctcctgctaaccacagctagtgctgctgctaaccgtggctagtgctgctgctaaccgtggctagtgctgctgctaaccgcgactagtgctgctgctaaccacggctagtgttGCTGCTAACCgtgactagtgctgctgctaaccgcagctagtgctgctgctaaccatggctagtgctgctgctaaccgtggctagtgctgctgctaaccgcggctagtgctgctgctaaccacagctagtgctgctgctaaccacagctagtgctgctgctaatcgtggcttgtgctgctgctaaccgcggctagtgctgctgctaaccgcggctagtgctgctaaacgtggctagtgctgctgctaaccgcggctagtgcTGATAActacggctagtgctgctgctaatcgtggctagtgctgctgctgctaaccatggctattgctgctgctaaccacagctaatgctgctgctaaccgcggctagtgctgctgctaatcgTGGCTAGTgttgctgctaaccgcggctagtgctgctgctaaccgtggctagtgttgctgctaaccgcggctagtgctgctgctaaccatgactaatgctgctgctaaccgcggctagtgctgctgctaaccatggctagtgctgctgctaaccgtggctagtgctgctgctaaccacagctagtgctgctgctaaccgcggctagtgctgctgctaatcgtggctagtgctgctgctaatcgtggctagtgctgctgctgagcggctagtgctgctgctaaacgtggctagtgctgctgctaaccgaaGGGTTActaggtatagaacacaacagcatgaaAACAGTGTCCCGTGGCCATTAAAGTCTGGCCATGGCAAGCTATAtttctgctaaacaggtaatcactgagcttcagtaaggttgatAACCATAGTTGGGTAATTAACCACCAACACTACAGTAGTAGAGAcgggcattttggacactgaaacatatatatttactgcTTAGCAACACTGTGGCTAAATGAGCTGGACAGATGACAAGCTCATTCTCAAAATCACTCtcatttattattgatttttccTTTAACTGTTGTCTGTTTTACTctgtaatcaaacatttttaattgttttaattatttcagCTTTAAGTCACACTAACAGCATtttaaactcataattttatcACTCAAATAAAAACGTATGTAACATTATAACTGCGGCATGTACATTTAAATGAATTATAAACGAGTAGCTGTTATGCATTCTGTTCTATTTAGATTTCCCTGAACTGGTTTACCATAATGTACTTATTACTCTTATGATAGACGGATAAAGCTTACTGGGAATGTTCCAGTTTTTTAATAGTGGCTTCACTGCTTTTGTAACAGTGGGACAGGAGTGATTAGACTGAGATTAAGAACAATACAGTCTTAATACTATTTATACTATTTTAAAAGTGTCCAAATCCCCAGATCAGATCAGAACAATCCTGAAACTGAACCACAGATCAACTCATCAGACACTGACTCACACAGGGTCAGAGgtaataggtgtgtgtgtgtgtgtgtgtgtgtgtgtgtgtgtgtgtgtgtgtgtgcgtgcgtgtgtgatGTCATTTTCAAGCCCCAACCAGCCAGTGACAGATAACACAAAGCCTGAGGAGCATACAATTGGATAAGTGATCAGACACACCACATAATATGTAAATTTGTGACCCTGGGTCAAAGGgtcaaagagacaaaaaaaacctGATGgtgatattaaattaaaaaaaaagtgttatgtgATAAAATTGAAAGAGTTTTTGattacatttcttttttgttattaattatcatatattaacattaaaacaacatataatatataaaagaaaagatTAAAAGTCAATAAAAATTCTGTACAAGGAAAAgacatatatattattaataaggCTGGTTATTATAAACATGCTAATACACTGTTTATAAAATCCCATATTATGAAAGTTGGGACTTGGTTTcctattaaataatacaaataatgtacAGAGCAAAAGTTAATTTACTCTCAGTATGTGTACAAAGTTTTTCTCAATACATGAATTTAAATCATACAAGTTACAAAAACCTATAAAAGAGACTTAAAGGGAGATGTTTATTGTtgagaaaaagtgtttgccttctacatgatttctttttttttctatgtttgtcACATTAAATGTTTCAGTTCATCGAGCaaatttaaatacagctctggaaacaaaaattagagacaacttaaaaatgacgagcttcttttattttactgaattgaaaacctctggaatataacaaagatgaagatggatgatcacaagccatcaaaccaaactaaactgcttgaatcttttgcaccaggagtgcaggcaatgcttattttacgcaaacataaacctataaatagcaaaatcagaaaaactgattcagaaactgtagtggtctcttaatttttccagagctgtattagtcaaaggcaacacaagtaaacacaaaaaatacagaagatgcaaacattttaaatgaaagtttttattattaatctagaaaaaaaaatccaaacctacagtGTTTGCCCCATTTTATCCATCAAAAATTTCATCTCATCTGACCAGAGCATATTCcttcacatgtttgctgtgtcccctacatggcttTTTTTCAAGAATcattttcttcttgccacttgtTCATAATTTTGATTAGTGCTCTCCTTTCTCAATCTGtgttaggtttgcagttgtaaaatactttttctatttttggataatggattgaacagtACTCATTGCGATGCTctaagcttgggatatgtttttattacatattcCTGCTTTAAATCCccacttctccacaactttacctctgacctgtctggtgattTTCATGGTCTTCATGATGCACTGAGGCCTGtataaaacagatgttttttgTACTGAGACTAAATGAGACATAGCTCCAAACTATTAGTTAAATGTTTATTAGTTAAAAGTGACTTCTATAGCCAATTAAATGCACTGGACTTTATTTAGGGGggtcagagtaaagggggctgaatgcTTTTTTCTTGAGTGACCTGGGGTGGTGTTTATGACACGCCCCTTTCTGCACAGAGAACCAGAGTACAAAATTCCAATTAACCGGGTAGAGGGTCCCACAATAAAAGGTACTCAAATAAATGAGTTGCTTATTGTTCCACAATAAGCAACATTTAGTTAGTCTTCAACATCACAAATATAGTAGAAACAGTTTCAGGTAATGTCTAAATAATAATCAGGGATAGTTTAAACAGTGTTGAACATCATTACAACATTTTAACTTCTTCAATTTCTTCAACTCCACAGAACTGTAAGCTCTGCTCAGGTTCTAGTGGTAAACTCGAAAGCCTGTCACTCATacctcagccaatcaccagcttccgTCCTTATAAGACCTGTTCTCCTCTGCTCGCAGGTGCTGACATAAGTTTTCTCCCTTCTTCCTCCCCACCGTCACACACTACTTCTCTACATGAAGCGCAGTAAATCTTGCCTAAATCAAAATTAAATCGAATTCACAAAATTAGATCAAAAGGTAAAGAAGATAATCTGCTGGCAGCGCACTGTGCCGTCAGCCTTGCCTCCGCGTCATGATCCCAGCAATCCTCGAGGAGCTCCTGCAGAGAAAATTCCTGcaaataaagacagaaaacacttgtgagggtgaagactagcaaatgcctcctccgatactgaACATGATGTGAAGCTAGCCACTGACTTTTTACAACTGCATGTCCTAAAGGAAATTATCTTGAAAGTGATGTGCGAGGGGAGAGCGTGACTTATCGGCACAGAAAGTGCTCGGTCAGTTAggttctctctgactctggctgctgaagccATGCAGCAAGAGCCGGGATTCAAATCATGGAATGCCCCCCTGTGCTACACTGTTTGTACCTGAAAGTCTCGGCCCCACTCAGCGGGCACACTCGGGCGCTTCCTCTGCTCTGATACCAAAGCATAAAGATCTTCAAGGGATGGACTGGTTCCCAGTTCAGTTTCATAAGGCAACATATGTGCTGGGACAGGAGAACCTGGACAAAGACAACAAAGAACAGAATGTGGTAAGatcttttattttgacttttcagTTTATgtgaaacaagaaaacaaaagatTATTCTCTATTATATCATAAACGAAAACACATACTACATCAACACTGATATTAGtatttttacaaataattaaaatgatcaaACTTAAGTTTAACAATATTCACAACTATACTGTAAATAATACaacatttaaagttttttctCACTTTGCAGTTTATGGAAGTACACTTTTAGCATTTTCTCAGAAAAATACTTAAAAGATGTATGATGTTtattgagtttattaattaagtaGATATTTTAGGTGAGGTTTTCTCTATTAGTAACTTTGCACTAAAATTGCAGTTTGTCTCTCCATAAAGCAAGTATTCATCATTTCTTTGAATATTTTTAGTTAAGTGAATTTATACCTTTGCAGAGATCTGAGCATCGCATCGTCAGCTCCCACAGCAGCAGCCCTAAAGAATACACATCAGCCTGTAATAAACACTGACCACTGCTCAGATTCACACATCCGTCCAGCAGTTCTGGAGACATGTACTGGAGAGTTCCCAAGGGAATTCTGCCCTGCCAACAGGAAATGGAAAGAAATATCATTAACATTTACCACCTTACCAGTCCACCTCTGCCAATTTATCTGCCTAATTTATCACTCCACCAATCCACTAAATCCACCACGTCTTCACGCCAATCCATCAGGTTCACCAATCCACAATCCACCACTCTGTGAAGCAACCTAGTTCACCAATCCACCAATCCAGCAACAACACAATCCATTACTGCACAATCCATCATTTCACCAGTCCACCCACCAACCAATCCACCACTTAACCAATCAACAATCCACTTAATCCACCTCTCCACAAAGTCTTTacttctccaaaccatcactttaCCAATCCACAATCCAACAAACCACCTATCACTCCATCAATCTAGAATCCACTTGATCCACAACTCCATTAAGTCATTATTCCCCCAAACCCTTAGGTTCACCAATCCACAATCCACCACTCTGAGAAACCACCTATTTTTTTTGCCACCAATCCAGCAACCAATCCGAAACAGTACATCACCGCACAATCCTCTTCACCAACTCAACAATCCATCATTTCACCAGTCCACACACCACTAATCCACCACTCCAACAGTTTACAATCCACTTAATCCACCATTCCAAAAAGTATTTACTCTTCCAAACCACCCCTTTACCAATCCACAATCCAAAAAACACCAACCATTAAGTTCACCAATCCACAATCCACCCCTCTATGAAGCCAACTAGTCTACCAATCCACCAATCCAGCAACAAAACAATCCATTACTGCACAATTCACCTAGTCCACCACTCCACCAATTCATCATTTCACCAGTCCATCCACCACTTTACCAATTCACAATCCATGTAATCCACCACTTCACAAAGTCTTCACTCTTCCAAACCATCACTTTACCGAATAATTTTACAATCCATCACTCACCACACCTAAAGGAGAGCAACTGCACCAACCAAGTGATAGCAGGACCGGTTATGCCCTCTTGACTTCTTAGCTATGGATTTCAGTGGCATCAGCATTTAACAAATTCCCTCCCAGTGGTCCCAGTGATAGGGCCAACCATTAACAAcagaatgagtaaaaaaaaatcttttcaaaTCACAGAATTGAAGAGAGCTGGATGGCCTGCAAGTTGTTAAAAAAAGAACTAACCTCTGTTTCTCCCGAATGGTCCTGAATTCCTGGACAGTTTCTGAAGCCCTGCAAAACCACTGAGCATCCAAAGTCACACAGAGCACAAGAACCATCTGCCTTCACCAGAACATTACTACTGCTCAGATCACCATGAGCTATTGCTGGCTTGCACGcacctaaaaaacaaaaacaagaaacagtGTTCACAAAACTGTGGGAAAacattatttaaactatttataaatattggaatagatataaaaatataaaatctactAGCGTTAAAGTGCCCACCATTCTTATTCAGCTCAGTGTGGAGGTAGGCCAGACCCTGAGATACAGTCTGTGCTAGTCTTAAAGTAGAGTTCCAGTCGCTCACAGTTCTGGAGAGGAATGTGTTCAGAGAGCCCTAACACAGGAAAATTCAAGATGTTAGGATAAAGAGTacagacaaaacaacagaccCTACACCACAGCTGTTCAACACCACAGCTGCTCTACACCACAGCTGCTCTACACCACAGTTAACTCTACACCACTGCTATTCAACACCCCAGCTGCTCTACACCACAGCCGCTCTACATCACAGCTATTCAACATCACAGCTGCTCTACACCACAGCTGCTCTACAACACATCTGTTCCATACAACAGTTAAGCCTACACCACAGCTACTCTACAACACAACTGCTCTACACTACAGCTACTCTACATTGCAGCTGCTCTACACCACACCATCTTTACACTACAGCTGTTATATGCTACACCAACTCTACACCACAGCTACTCTACATCACAGCTGCCATACACCACAGCTACTCTACACCACAGCTATTCCACACCACAGCTATTCTAACTACAGTTAACCCTACACCACAGCTACACTTCACCACAGCTGCACTACACCACAGCTATTCTACACTAGAGTAAACCTACACCACAGCTACTCTACACCATATCTGCTCTACACCACATCAACTCTACACCACAGCTGCTGCACACTGCAGCTGCTTTACACCACAGCTATTCCACACCACAGTTATTCTACACAACAGTTAAACCTAAACCACAGCTACTCAACACCACAGCCGCTCTAAACCACAGCTGTGTTAAATTACAGTTGCTCTAAATCACAGCTACTCTACACTTTAGCTGCTCTATACCACAGCTGCTCTACGCAGCAGTTACTCCACACTACAGTTAACCCCACACCACAGCTACTCTACCCACAGCTGCTCTACATAACAGCTGCTCTACATCACAGTTACTCTACACTACATTTGCCTTACACCACAGCTATTCCACACTCCAGCTGCTCTACATAACAGCTATTCCAcacttcagctgttttacacCACAGCTATTCCACATTACAATTACCCTACAACACAGCTTCTCTACACCACAGCTACTCTACATTGCAGCTGCTCAACACCATACCATCTTTACACTACAGCTGTTATATGCTACACCAACTCTACACCACAGCTCCTCTACCCTACACCACAGCTACTCTACACCACAGCTGCTCTACACCACAGTCATCCCACACTACAATTAACCCTACACCACAGCTGCTCTACACAATATAGCTGCTCTACACCACAGCTACTCTACACAATACAGCTACTCCAGGCCACAGTTAGTTTACACCACAACTACTGTAAATCACAGATGCTCTACACTATAGCTGCTACAGTGCAGGTTTATTTGGAGCAGGTTAAAGGCAGGGGGATCttcaggaaaataaaaaaaaaccctttcatAATGTTAACCAGACGAAGTGaagaataaaaactaatttaaacaaTGTTTACACATCACATCCAGCTTGTATttaacaaaagcaagataaattcAGTGGGTAATATGGGCATTGTAAATTAAGATTCATccaataaaaataatcaatataatcaaaAGCTTACTTGTGTTGCCAATTCCAAAATCAGTACAAATTCCCTGCCCATTCTGCCCACTCCAAGACAATGTACAATTCCACAATGCGTCATAAAAGGCAGCAGGTAGACATTTTTCTCTTTAGAGAACTCCTGTCTATTAGACTCAGGGAACACCTTCAGGGCTACTGATGATCCCTTGAAGAAACCCTGTCGAACGTCTGCGAAATGCCCACGTGCCACAACCTAGAACAttacaaattaaatgaaaaataacagTATCATACATCATACATACAGTAATACATCAGTAATACATATCAATGGTATGTTAGAATATTGTGAATTACAAAAATCTATCATTTACATTCAGCTATACCTTTTGCAACTCCATGCTCCCCAGGTCAAAATCACATTCCTCTGAAATGTCATACAGAGGTGTTATGGAGCCTTGATATGGAGTAGAATAGAAAATCCCATTTAAACATGTAGCATAAAATAAATGAGTATAAAATTATTCTAGTTAAGTTTTGGTTAAATTAATGCTTCTTTTCATGAATCAGGatatattttaaaggtttttgtCTGATGTTTTAGATCATTACATTTTTCCTTAATGGTTAATGTAAATGACAGTCAGGATTTTTTCATTACCCAGTTTTCTTGAacaaactgaattaaaatgaaaaaaaactcaaaatgcactgttccacACTATTTTGGAAAACAATGTTTCAAAGCATTTTATAGGTTGTAAAGGACTGCaaatactacttttttttaaatctgcagcATTAAGTGGTCACATTTACTAAAATcaaaatcaattttaattaaaaacatcCTAACAGAccaagttacatgttaacataggAACCCTTATTTAATATCACAATTCTTGGTTAGTGGTGGCCAAATTGTAGGTTTATGCACCACAGGAAGCCTTTGAAGGATCCTACACCTTGAGGTTCGCGAGACTCCAGCAGCTTCAAATAttgtaatggcattttagcagctgctctctcAATCCCACTCATAGTGTGGTACATATTTTTGATGCTCGCCTCGCCTTTTTGGGTTGCTAACCCTCCTCTGTGTGGTGAGTCTTCTGTGTGGCGAGTCCTCTGTGTGGCGAGTCTCCATACAAACAGTGGGAGGGGTAAAAAATGCTTTGCAAAAGTATAAACGTACAGTTAGCTTTTCTCCTTTTTATAGAAAACAGTGGTAGGTGGAGCGAAAAATGCTAAACTAATTCTTACAACATTTTACGTCTCAAATGTTAaaatgaagagtttttttttctaaaagatgaTCAACTTACCGCAGACTCTGACCAGGCGTTTCCCTCCCAGAACTGTCAGGAGAAATATAAGAATAACCAGAGCTCCACCAGGGATAACAAACAGACTGGCACTCAGCACATCTGTACAGACAGAAACACGACCATACACACATTTACTCACTTTAAAGGACTTACCCACAATTTTATTACAAATTCTGATTAATGCATCAGTGTTTCACAGTAGGACCAACCCCTTCTCCTCCTCTATTCACTttctaattataaaaatatactcCTTTCCCTGTGCCCCCTCTCCAATActcaacatttattttaacactatactGCTTTAGGTCTCATTCATCTTATTCATCTAGTAGTTAtacttattattaatgttttacacAGTGCCATCTggttttatcattaaaaacaaaaattaaacattttgtgtTCACTTaggtttaaaattaaataatggtTGAACATCTGAAGCAATTATATTAGTTAGACAAAAAGAGAAActgataaataatttaaaaaatgcatctatatgatctctctctctccctctctctctctctctctctctctctctctctctctctaaatatgtTAAAGGGAAAACATATTTGTAGTATAATCAGTTAAAGTAattat encodes the following:
- the LOC103025384 gene encoding bone morphogenetic protein receptor type-2; amino-acid sequence: MKILGSVQQRTGRLCAQYLCIHLAHISVLTTAFLGLFSACISALPVAPERRCAFLASPRNTEKAQRAGNISGTVQHCARTYCCMGIFRLEHGGPTPDLLGCSITETSCPEASCRASAHRQNYLSCVCSSDFCNINITLNNQAKQTQPSHTSDVLSASLFVIPGGALVILIFLLTVLGGKRLVRVCGSITPLYDISEECDFDLGSMELQKVVARGHFADVRQGFFKGSSVALKVFPESNRQEFSKEKNVYLLPFMTHCGIVHCLGVGRMGREFVLILELATQGSLNTFLSRTVSDWNSTLRLAQTVSQGLAYLHTELNKNGACKPAIAHGDLSSSNVLVKADGSCALCDFGCSVVLQGFRNCPGIQDHSGETEGRIPLGTLQYMSPELLDGCVNLSSGQCLLQADVYSLGLLLWELTMRCSDLCKGSPVPAHMLPYETELGTSPSLEDLYALVSEQRKRPSVPAEWGRDFQEFSLQELLEDCWDHDAEARLTAQCAASRLSSLPFDLIL